From Spartinivicinus ruber, the proteins below share one genomic window:
- a CDS encoding glycosyltransferase, producing the protein MNIFIIPSWYPSSSSQITGIFTKEQALAIAEIQSNANVIISRWGQSEGEISVKEIWKIFNTLSWYFKAQHGQWSKTGKIWEVLNPCITWSKQLPLNCINSIIEANRKNLLSATNKFGKIDIIHAHVSYPAGFVAAKLKEEFGIPYVLTEHMSPFPFSPYLTPDGKLIDELQESFDKADKVVAVSPSLKKKINKFNINNVVYVPNVIDERRFNISSSNNKKFIFFTLCKLTEQKGIDTLLTAISLLRLKNSNIYFRIGGDGPLRKKLIHMTKTLGIEDQVEWLGEVTRSQASQQFGECHAYVMPSRHETFGIVFAESIASGKPVIATRCGGPECIVNSENGILVDIDDPEQLSDAMYELYNNYQNYSPIKIRQDFEQRFSRRAVVSQLHSIYLDLLKRSV; encoded by the coding sequence TTGAATATATTCATTATTCCATCCTGGTATCCAAGTTCCTCATCACAGATAACTGGTATATTTACAAAAGAGCAAGCATTAGCTATTGCTGAAATACAGAGTAATGCCAATGTTATAATAAGTCGATGGGGACAAAGTGAGGGAGAAATTTCTGTCAAGGAAATTTGGAAAATCTTTAATACTCTATCATGGTATTTTAAAGCTCAACATGGGCAATGGTCAAAAACAGGAAAAATATGGGAAGTATTGAACCCTTGTATAACATGGTCTAAACAGCTGCCACTTAACTGCATTAACTCAATAATTGAAGCAAATAGGAAAAACCTTTTAAGTGCCACTAATAAATTTGGTAAAATTGACATTATACACGCTCATGTAAGTTACCCTGCAGGTTTCGTTGCTGCCAAACTAAAAGAAGAATTTGGCATACCTTATGTATTAACTGAGCATATGAGCCCATTTCCATTTTCACCGTATTTAACACCTGATGGAAAATTAATTGATGAGTTACAAGAAAGTTTTGATAAAGCTGATAAGGTGGTTGCTGTTAGCCCCTCACTAAAGAAAAAAATTAATAAATTTAATATAAATAATGTTGTGTATGTGCCAAATGTTATAGATGAAAGAAGGTTTAATATATCCTCATCAAATAATAAGAAATTCATATTTTTCACTTTATGTAAGTTAACAGAACAGAAAGGAATTGATACTTTATTAACTGCTATTTCACTTTTGAGATTAAAAAATTCTAATATTTATTTTAGAATAGGAGGTGATGGACCTCTACGCAAAAAATTAATACACATGACAAAAACGTTAGGCATTGAGGATCAGGTTGAATGGTTAGGTGAAGTTACTCGTTCTCAGGCAAGTCAACAGTTTGGTGAATGCCATGCCTATGTTATGCCTTCAAGACACGAGACATTTGGTATTGTATTTGCCGAATCAATTGCGAGTGGTAAACCTGTTATTGCAACTCGTTGTGGAGGGCCTGAATGTATAGTTAATTCTGAAAATGGTATTCTGGTTGATATAGATGACCCTGAGCAGTTATCTGATGCAATGTATGAGTTATATAATAACTATCAGAATTATTCGCCTATAAAAATCCGACAAGACTTTGAGCAGAGATTTTCTAGGCGAGCAGTAGTTTCTCAACTCCATTCTATTTATTTAGACTTATTGAAAAGAAGTGTGTAA
- the asnB gene encoding asparagine synthase (glutamine-hydrolyzing): MCGIIGGWFKRLPNSFESRVSKSLNSLHHRGPNDNGYEVFSNGSNGNIVLGHTRLSIIDLSSAGHQPMHSVDGRYVIIFNGEIYNYKELRSELKFQGQRFLTQTDTEVLLYAWIRWKKDVLSRLKGMFAFVVYDKYENILTCVRDAFGVKPFFISLTNDFFVFSSEIKTLSHLTSNPFTPNYQRAYDYLVFGEYDDQEKTFFNEVSHLLPGHCLVFDLNKSEIIVNQRWWWPSIKENNQLSFKEAAVKLREKFLHNVELHLRSDVSIGAALSGGLDSSAVVCAMRYLEPNMPIHTFCYVARGSNVNEEVWADKVNDFIGAIPHKIVVSADELASDLDDMILSQGEPFGSTSIYAQYRVFKEAASNNITVTLDGQGADELLAGYNGYPGHRMRSLTEELKLSKVFSFAYNWAKFPGRSQKKAWLSLLNTFFTNPTLRRYALKLIGVSSIPNWLDSECLAYYSVHQKQRFSEFSTEGKGRRVIEVLRHSLTFQGLPALMRHADRNSMHWSIESRVPFLTVDMAEFLLSLPEEYLISNEGETKSIFREAMRGIVPDEILDRKDKVGFATPEKDWLELLRQKVITWLNFADNIPFIDKSLALKEVAQILDGQKPFSYQAWRLINYCRWFQLHQEMLNLKS; the protein is encoded by the coding sequence ATGTGTGGAATTATAGGTGGGTGGTTTAAGCGACTACCTAATTCATTTGAGTCAAGAGTTTCTAAATCACTTAACTCACTTCATCACCGAGGACCTAACGATAATGGTTATGAAGTATTTTCTAACGGCTCAAATGGAAATATTGTTTTAGGACATACTAGGCTATCTATAATTGACTTATCTTCTGCTGGACATCAGCCAATGCACTCGGTTGATGGGCGCTACGTAATTATTTTTAACGGAGAAATATATAATTATAAGGAGCTTAGAAGTGAGCTTAAATTTCAAGGACAGCGATTTTTAACTCAAACTGATACAGAAGTATTATTATATGCTTGGATTAGATGGAAAAAAGATGTTTTAAGTCGTTTGAAAGGCATGTTTGCCTTTGTGGTATATGATAAGTACGAAAATATACTAACTTGTGTGCGTGATGCATTTGGTGTTAAGCCTTTTTTCATTAGTTTAACTAATGACTTTTTTGTTTTTTCATCTGAAATAAAAACCTTAAGCCATTTAACTTCTAACCCTTTTACTCCAAATTATCAGCGGGCCTATGATTATTTGGTGTTTGGAGAATACGATGATCAAGAAAAAACTTTTTTTAACGAAGTGAGTCATTTATTACCGGGTCATTGCTTAGTGTTTGATTTGAATAAGTCAGAAATTATTGTTAATCAGCGATGGTGGTGGCCAAGTATTAAAGAAAATAATCAATTATCGTTTAAAGAGGCTGCAGTTAAACTTAGAGAAAAATTTTTACATAATGTTGAGCTACATTTAAGGAGTGATGTTTCTATTGGTGCTGCTCTTTCTGGTGGATTAGATTCATCTGCTGTTGTTTGTGCCATGCGATATCTTGAGCCTAATATGCCAATACATACTTTTTGTTATGTAGCAAGAGGTTCTAATGTTAATGAAGAAGTGTGGGCAGATAAAGTTAATGATTTTATTGGAGCTATACCTCATAAAATAGTTGTTAGTGCTGATGAGTTAGCAAGTGATCTTGATGATATGATTTTAAGTCAAGGTGAGCCATTTGGTAGTACTAGTATCTATGCTCAATATCGAGTGTTTAAAGAGGCTGCAAGTAATAATATAACAGTGACTTTAGATGGACAGGGGGCAGATGAATTATTAGCTGGTTATAATGGATACCCCGGCCATCGAATGAGAAGTCTCACTGAAGAGTTGAAACTTAGTAAAGTATTTTCATTTGCCTATAATTGGGCAAAATTTCCAGGCCGTTCTCAGAAAAAAGCATGGTTGTCGTTATTGAATACCTTTTTTACTAACCCTACTTTGAGACGATACGCTTTGAAACTCATTGGTGTTAGTTCTATTCCAAACTGGCTCGACTCAGAATGTTTAGCTTATTACAGTGTTCATCAAAAACAGCGTTTTTCAGAGTTTAGCACTGAAGGAAAAGGAAGGAGAGTTATAGAGGTATTAAGACACTCATTAACTTTTCAAGGTTTGCCTGCTCTTATGAGGCATGCAGACCGTAATTCTATGCATTGGTCGATTGAAAGCCGAGTACCATTTTTAACGGTAGATATGGCTGAGTTTCTTTTATCATTGCCAGAAGAATACTTGATTTCAAATGAGGGAGAAACTAAGAGTATTTTTAGAGAAGCCATGCGCGGTATTGTTCCTGATGAAATACTGGATAGAAAAGATAAAGTTGGCTTTGCTACACCGGAAAAAGATTGGTTGGAACTATTACGACAGAAAGTAATAACATGGTTAAATTTTGCAGACAATATTCCGTTTATTGATAAAAGTCTGGCACTAAAAGAAGTAGCTCAAATTTTAGATGGACAAAAGCCTTTTTCGTATCAAGCTTGGCGGTTAATTAATTATTGTAGATGGTTTCAGTTACATCAGGAAATGTTAAATTTAAAATCTTAG
- a CDS encoding glycosyltransferase — translation MKNGYKIKVLHAASLLRPPAGILNQMQWEQEAAYELGLAWDVRLYCPVHSTSKKDITVFDESVDFKSLTKVTSKLKAWVQCRKNYYRWLMSLVNEYDIFVLRYYVHDPFQYWFVKNSPKPIYFVNHTLEVPELALSGGISGFIRSSCERLLGKYTLSNAEGVIGVTNEIIEYEKQRSGKNSNINLLAYPNGIVFNNDEIIDKRSEIPEILFVASYFDSWHGLDLLLDNLKSNKDKFVLHLVGELSDRDLEISKTDPRVILHGKLSHKEIKELSEKAWVGLSSFALNRKKMKEACTLKVREYLMLGLPVFAGYRDVFGDDFPFYMDGKPCIKNILSFGHDMRKASKSAVASASRKYIDKKILLTKLFSELENVVN, via the coding sequence GTGAAAAACGGGTATAAAATAAAGGTACTACATGCTGCTTCATTATTAAGGCCACCTGCTGGTATTTTAAACCAAATGCAATGGGAACAAGAAGCTGCCTATGAGCTAGGGCTGGCATGGGACGTTAGATTGTATTGTCCAGTACATTCAACTTCAAAGAAAGACATAACTGTCTTTGATGAAAGTGTTGACTTTAAATCATTAACAAAAGTAACTAGTAAACTAAAAGCCTGGGTACAATGCAGGAAAAATTATTATCGCTGGCTAATGTCTCTAGTAAATGAGTATGATATTTTTGTACTACGATATTATGTACATGATCCATTTCAATATTGGTTTGTTAAAAATAGCCCAAAACCGATATATTTTGTCAATCATACTTTAGAAGTTCCCGAGTTAGCTTTATCTGGTGGTATTTCAGGTTTTATCCGCTCAAGTTGTGAGCGATTGCTTGGTAAATATACCTTGAGTAATGCGGAAGGGGTCATAGGAGTAACTAATGAAATTATTGAATATGAAAAGCAACGATCAGGAAAAAATAGCAATATAAATTTATTAGCCTATCCAAATGGGATTGTATTTAACAATGATGAAATAATTGATAAGCGCAGTGAAATACCTGAAATTTTGTTTGTGGCATCTTATTTTGATTCATGGCATGGATTAGATTTATTATTAGATAATCTAAAGTCAAATAAGGATAAGTTTGTTCTTCATTTAGTTGGAGAACTTAGTGATCGTGACTTAGAAATATCAAAAACAGACCCAAGGGTTATTTTACACGGGAAACTTTCACATAAAGAAATTAAAGAGTTATCTGAAAAAGCTTGGGTTGGACTTTCTTCTTTTGCTTTAAATAGAAAGAAAATGAAGGAAGCATGCACACTCAAAGTTAGAGAGTATTTAATGCTTGGCCTACCTGTTTTTGCAGGCTATAGGGACGTCTTTGGTGATGACTTTCCTTTTTATATGGATGGTAAGCCATGTATTAAAAACATTTTATCTTTTGGGCATGATATGAGAAAGGCTTCTAAAAGTGCAGTTGCATCTGCTTCTCGAAAATATATTGATAAGAAAATCCTGCTTACAAAACTATTCTCTGAACTTGAGAACGTTGTTAACTAA
- a CDS encoding glycosyltransferase family 4 protein, with product MKIVYVLTRSDVIGGASVHLLDLAGYAIQQGYQVTVIVGGIGVFNQKANEKGITCISSKYLVRSIHPVKDVLAFFELKRLILSLAPDIVHLHSTKAGVIGRLVSRRLGIPAIFTAHGWAFTEGVSLFRAKLYQQVERLLSRLSSKIIAVSGYDKNLAVENKVASTDHIEVVHNGVPNIAYKNIRHQQNSCKLIMVARFDQPKNHKDLITAISQISDLPWQLELVGSGPLLSEVKQYTKKLGIEHRVIFSGECHDVAKRISQADVFLLISNWEGLPLTIIEAMRGRLPVIASNVGGVPELVIDNETGYLVDRKDINKIVATLSDLIQSKDKRVKFGELGYQRYLRFFTADQMYQKTFKIYHEAIN from the coding sequence TTGAAAATTGTATATGTGCTAACTCGATCTGATGTTATAGGTGGTGCAAGTGTCCATCTGCTCGATTTGGCTGGTTATGCTATTCAACAAGGTTATCAGGTCACAGTAATTGTTGGTGGCATAGGTGTTTTTAATCAAAAAGCAAATGAAAAAGGCATTACCTGCATTTCTTCAAAATATCTGGTTAGATCTATTCACCCTGTAAAAGATGTTTTGGCATTCTTTGAGCTTAAAAGATTAATTTTATCTTTAGCTCCAGATATAGTGCATTTGCATTCCACAAAAGCGGGTGTAATTGGTAGGCTTGTTTCTAGGCGCTTGGGCATTCCTGCTATATTTACAGCTCATGGTTGGGCATTTACTGAGGGGGTATCTTTATTTCGTGCCAAACTATACCAACAGGTTGAGCGATTGCTATCTCGATTATCAAGTAAAATAATTGCTGTTTCTGGTTATGATAAAAACTTGGCAGTAGAAAATAAAGTTGCATCTACTGATCATATTGAAGTCGTTCATAATGGTGTGCCAAATATAGCCTATAAAAATATTAGGCATCAACAAAATAGTTGTAAACTAATTATGGTTGCTAGATTTGATCAACCCAAAAATCACAAAGATTTAATTACAGCTATATCTCAAATTTCTGATTTACCCTGGCAGTTAGAGTTAGTTGGTTCTGGTCCGTTATTATCAGAAGTAAAACAGTATACAAAGAAGCTTGGTATAGAGCATCGAGTAATATTTTCTGGTGAATGTCATGATGTTGCTAAAAGAATATCACAAGCAGATGTATTTCTTTTGATTTCAAACTGGGAGGGATTACCATTAACGATCATTGAAGCAATGCGTGGTAGACTTCCAGTTATTGCTTCCAATGTTGGTGGTGTTCCAGAGCTAGTTATTGATAATGAAACGGGATATCTTGTGGATCGCAAGGATATCAATAAGATAGTGGCTACTTTATCAGATTTAATACAGTCTAAAGATAAAAGAGTTAAGTTTGGTGAGTTGGGTTATCAGCGGTATCTTCGTTTTTTTACAGCCGATCAAATGTATCAAAAAACCTTTAAAATATATCATGAAGCCATCAATTAG
- a CDS encoding UDP-glucose 4-epimerase family protein → MTNKVLVTGANGFIGKNVYSLLLNKSSINVRAAYRKNNSSGICVGNINGDTNWCEALQDVDVVIHTAARVHVLKEQEENPLSTFRTVNVEGTLNLARQAAANNVKRFIFISSIGVNGINSSNTPLTEKDIPTPHSNYAISKFEAEQGLRAIEKETGLEVVIIRPPLVYGPGAPGNIARFIKLLNKGYPLPFGRVENLRSLIAIDNLVDFIIKCIDHPKAAGELFLISDDFDISTAQLILYIAKALNKSIRLLSIPRWCLRFGLLLLRKKSLYQQLCGSLQIDITKAKTLLDWKPPVSMDVAVTRSVRL, encoded by the coding sequence ATGACCAATAAAGTATTAGTAACCGGTGCAAATGGTTTTATTGGCAAGAATGTTTACTCCTTACTTTTAAATAAGTCTTCTATAAATGTTAGAGCTGCTTATAGAAAAAACAATTCTAGTGGTATCTGCGTAGGTAATATTAATGGCGATACAAACTGGTGTGAGGCGCTCCAAGATGTTGATGTGGTAATACACACAGCAGCTCGTGTTCATGTACTAAAAGAGCAGGAAGAAAATCCTTTATCAACATTCCGTACTGTAAATGTTGAGGGCACACTTAATTTAGCAAGGCAAGCAGCAGCTAATAATGTCAAGCGCTTTATATTTATTAGCTCAATTGGTGTCAATGGTATTAACTCTAGTAATACTCCATTAACAGAGAAAGATATTCCAACTCCTCACTCAAATTATGCAATTTCAAAGTTTGAGGCGGAGCAGGGTTTAAGAGCAATTGAAAAAGAAACAGGGTTGGAAGTAGTCATTATTCGCCCCCCTTTAGTCTATGGACCAGGTGCACCAGGGAATATTGCTCGATTTATTAAGCTTTTAAATAAAGGGTATCCTTTGCCTTTTGGCAGGGTTGAAAACCTGCGTAGTTTGATTGCAATAGATAACCTAGTAGACTTTATTATCAAGTGTATTGATCACCCAAAAGCTGCTGGTGAGTTATTTTTGATTAGTGATGATTTTGATATTTCTACTGCTCAGTTAATTTTATATATTGCCAAAGCGTTAAATAAAAGTATTAGACTATTATCTATACCTAGGTGGTGTTTGCGTTTTGGATTGTTGCTATTAAGAAAAAAATCATTATACCAACAACTATGTGGTTCTCTTCAAATAGACATCACTAAAGCAAAAACACTTCTTGATTGGAAGCCTCCTGTTAGTATGGATGTGGCTGTTACAAGGTCAGTAAGACTATAG
- a CDS encoding polysaccharide biosynthesis protein produces the protein MNIKNFLLGLNRRKKRILGVITDVVLIWTCLWLAFFVRLGTDQLINPIGADYVWLFIVAPLVSLPIFIRLGLYRAVLRYMGRDAFLAVFKAITLSTLVLSLLIYWYREAAVVPRSLVLNYWALCMLAIGGIRWAVRLWLIPQESAHLLRISRAQNLSKRPVAIYGAGEAGFELLGALERGHELMPVAFVDDDRSIANRLIAGKRVYTPKHIGQMIEETGAREILLAMPALSRSQKKQILESLEQYPLHVRTVPSISELAMGKVKVADIREVDIADVLGRDPVQPEEALLERCIKNKVVMVTGAGGSIGSELCRQIVQNQPISIILFEHSEYNLYSIHKELEQGIQQASYAVEIIPLLGSVTNAKHLLNTISSYHVDTLYHAAAYKHVPIVEQNIAEGICNNVFGTLLTAQAAIIGKVKHFVLISTDKAVRPTNVMGASKRLAEMVLQALSEESTLYLNKSNVFGLVNHCAFHNETRFTMVRFGNVLGSSGSVIPKFREQVTEGGPITVTHPNITRYFMTIPEASQLVIQAGAMGQGGDVFVLNMGEPVKIVDLAEKIINLSGLTVKNEDNPEGDIEIEFTGLRPGEKLYEELLIGENDTPTEHSMIMRAHEEMLPWEQLTELLGDIEQSLREYDYTNVRHLLLKAVTGYKPEKNIVDLLYNQNKKVTVEKVVSLEQKGQQ, from the coding sequence ATGAATATTAAAAATTTTTTACTAGGGCTAAACCGGCGAAAAAAGAGAATTCTGGGGGTCATAACAGATGTTGTTCTCATCTGGACCTGTCTTTGGCTTGCCTTCTTTGTTCGCTTGGGTACAGATCAGTTAATTAACCCCATTGGTGCTGACTATGTTTGGTTATTTATCGTCGCGCCACTGGTGTCTTTACCAATCTTTATCAGGTTAGGGCTTTATCGTGCTGTGCTTCGTTATATGGGACGCGATGCTTTTTTGGCGGTGTTTAAAGCAATTACTTTATCTACTCTAGTGTTGTCTTTATTGATTTACTGGTATCGAGAAGCAGCAGTGGTGCCGCGTTCGCTCGTATTAAATTACTGGGCGTTGTGTATGTTAGCCATTGGAGGAATTCGTTGGGCTGTCAGGTTGTGGTTGATTCCTCAGGAAAGTGCCCATTTATTACGAATATCTCGAGCGCAAAACTTAAGTAAGCGTCCAGTAGCTATTTATGGTGCAGGTGAAGCAGGCTTTGAGTTGTTGGGGGCGTTAGAGCGTGGTCATGAGCTAATGCCGGTGGCATTTGTGGATGATGATCGTTCGATTGCTAATCGCTTGATTGCGGGTAAGCGAGTTTATACACCTAAACATATTGGTCAAATGATTGAGGAAACTGGAGCCAGAGAAATACTACTAGCGATGCCTGCCTTATCGCGTTCACAGAAAAAGCAAATTTTAGAGTCTTTAGAACAATATCCTCTGCATGTGAGAACAGTGCCCAGCATTTCTGAATTGGCCATGGGTAAGGTTAAAGTGGCGGATATTCGAGAAGTTGATATAGCGGATGTTTTAGGGAGAGACCCTGTCCAGCCTGAAGAAGCGCTTTTAGAACGTTGTATTAAAAATAAGGTAGTTATGGTGACTGGGGCGGGTGGTTCCATTGGGTCTGAGCTATGTCGACAGATTGTGCAGAATCAACCTATAAGCATCATTTTGTTTGAGCACTCGGAATACAACTTATACAGTATTCACAAAGAGCTGGAGCAGGGTATACAGCAAGCGAGTTATGCTGTTGAAATTATTCCTTTGCTTGGCTCAGTTACCAATGCTAAGCATCTGCTTAATACTATCAGCTCTTACCATGTCGATACGTTGTATCATGCTGCTGCATACAAACATGTGCCGATTGTCGAACAAAACATTGCTGAGGGAATTTGTAATAATGTATTTGGCACTTTGTTGACTGCACAAGCAGCGATTATTGGTAAAGTAAAACACTTTGTGTTGATTTCCACAGATAAAGCAGTGAGGCCCACTAATGTCATGGGGGCCAGTAAGCGTTTGGCAGAAATGGTGTTACAAGCACTGAGTGAAGAGTCAACGCTCTATTTAAATAAGAGTAATGTATTTGGCTTAGTTAACCATTGTGCCTTTCATAATGAGACTCGTTTTACCATGGTACGTTTTGGTAATGTATTAGGGTCATCTGGCTCAGTTATTCCCAAGTTCAGGGAGCAGGTGACAGAGGGTGGGCCTATTACTGTCACACACCCTAATATTACTCGTTACTTTATGACGATACCTGAAGCCTCTCAGTTGGTAATTCAAGCGGGTGCTATGGGGCAAGGTGGTGATGTATTTGTGTTAAATATGGGAGAGCCAGTTAAGATTGTTGATCTGGCTGAAAAAATAATCAACCTTTCAGGGCTGACAGTTAAAAATGAGGATAACCCTGAAGGGGATATTGAAATTGAGTTCACTGGTTTGCGGCCAGGTGAAAAACTGTACGAAGAGTTATTAATTGGTGAAAATGACACTCCGACAGAACATTCGATGATTATGCGTGCCCATGAGGAAATGCTACCGTGGGAGCAATTGACTGAATTGTTGGGTGATATTGAGCAGTCGTTAAGGGAGTATGACTATACCAATGTACGCCACTTGTTACTTAAAGCAGTGACAGGGTATAAACCTGAAAAAAATATTGTGGATTTGTTGTATAACCAAAACAAAAAAGTCACTGTAGAAAAGGTTGTGAGTTTGGAACAAAAAGGCCAGCAATAG
- the rimO gene encoding 30S ribosomal protein S12 methylthiotransferase RimO: MSNPKVGFVSLGCPKALVDSERILTQLRTDGYEIVPTYQDADVVVVNTCGFIDEAKAESLEAIGEAIDANGKVIVTGCMGKDAAQIKSIHPQVLSVTGPQQYEEVVGAVHEYVPPTIQHDPYLDLVPPQGIKLTPRHYAYLKISEGCNHSCTFCIIPSLRGKLVSRPVGEVMDEAERLVKAGVNELLVISQDTSAYGVDIKYRTGFWQGRPMKSKMLDLCKGLGSLGAWVRLHYVYPYPHVDEIIPLMEDGIILPYLDIPFQHASPTVLKSMKRPAHAENTLNRINAWRDICPDITLRSTFIVGFPGETGQDFELILDWLEEAQLDRVGCFKYSPVEGAKANELEGAIPEEVKQERWERFMATQQQISTNKLQQKVGKTVDVIIDEVDDDGAVGRTKADAPEIDGKIYIEGATHLQHGQLVKAVVEEADEYDMWGHILHE; encoded by the coding sequence ATGTCAAATCCTAAAGTTGGGTTTGTAAGCTTAGGCTGCCCCAAAGCCCTGGTAGACTCAGAACGTATTTTGACCCAGCTACGGACAGATGGCTATGAAATTGTACCCACCTACCAAGACGCCGATGTAGTGGTAGTTAATACCTGTGGCTTTATTGACGAAGCTAAAGCTGAATCCTTAGAGGCTATTGGTGAAGCCATTGATGCTAATGGCAAAGTGATAGTAACAGGCTGTATGGGTAAAGATGCAGCACAAATAAAATCCATTCACCCCCAAGTATTAAGTGTCACCGGCCCCCAACAATATGAAGAAGTAGTTGGTGCTGTACATGAGTATGTGCCTCCAACCATACAGCATGATCCTTATCTTGATTTAGTCCCCCCACAAGGTATCAAGTTAACTCCGCGCCATTATGCCTATTTAAAAATTTCAGAAGGCTGTAACCACAGCTGCACCTTCTGCATTATTCCTTCTTTACGAGGCAAATTAGTCAGTCGGCCAGTGGGAGAAGTGATGGATGAAGCGGAAAGACTAGTCAAAGCGGGCGTTAATGAACTATTAGTGATTTCCCAAGATACCAGTGCCTATGGTGTCGATATCAAATACCGCACCGGTTTCTGGCAAGGTCGCCCTATGAAGTCAAAAATGCTCGACTTATGTAAAGGTTTAGGATCGTTAGGTGCCTGGGTAAGATTGCATTATGTCTACCCCTACCCCCATGTGGATGAAATTATTCCGTTAATGGAAGATGGAATTATTCTGCCCTATCTGGATATCCCTTTCCAACATGCTAGCCCAACTGTACTTAAAAGCATGAAACGCCCGGCCCATGCAGAAAATACCTTAAATAGAATTAATGCCTGGCGTGACATCTGCCCAGATATTACCTTAAGAAGTACATTTATTGTCGGCTTTCCTGGTGAAACAGGGCAGGATTTTGAGCTCATACTCGACTGGCTAGAAGAGGCACAATTAGACCGGGTGGGTTGCTTTAAATACTCCCCAGTAGAAGGAGCCAAAGCGAACGAGCTGGAGGGAGCAATACCAGAAGAAGTCAAACAGGAACGTTGGGAACGATTTATGGCAACTCAGCAGCAAATCAGCACCAACAAACTTCAGCAAAAAGTCGGTAAAACAGTTGATGTAATTATTGATGAGGTAGATGATGATGGCGCTGTTGGCCGAACTAAAGCCGACGCCCCAGAAATTGATGGGAAAATTTATATAGAAGGAGCCACTCACTTACAGCATGGACAACTGGTTAAGGCTGTAGTAGAAGAAGCTGATGAGTATGATATGTGGGGGCATATTCTTCACGAATAG